In the Alistipes provencensis genome, CATGCGCTCGGACTTCGGCGTGCGGATGGGTGTCGGATTTGTCTGGAGGCGCATCTACTTCGGGCTGAACGGCGATCTGGGATGCCTGAACATCCTGAAAAAGGGAGCTTCGGTCACCGCCCGGGACTTCGAGAACATCCCGAGCGGCAGCGGAATCAAAATAGCCAACAACAATTTCGCGGTTTCCATCGGCTACAACTTCTAAACCACCCCTTACGGCAGAAACGGGACGCGCCCTCGGGATGCGTCTCGTTGCATTTTGTGGTTCTTTCGGGCAGCCTCGTTTTACAAATGGTTCATTTCGTTGAAAATACGCCTCATTTTGTCGTAAATCAGAAAACTTTTTCTATTTTTGGCGTACCTAAACAACTCATAACATTCAACAAACCATGAAGAAAATTTTCCTTGCCCTGACCATCATGCTGCTGGCCAATGCCGCCTCGGCACAGAATCACGAAAAGAACATTCTGGGCGTCCGTGCCGGCCTGAACCTGTCGAGTTACTCGATTTCAGCCGGAGGTGCTTCGATAAGCACCGACTCGCGGGCTGCGTTCCATGTCGCCGTAGTCGACCAAATCCTGCTCTGCAACCGGCTGCCGTTCTACCTCGAAACAGGACTCGCCTTCTCGAGCCGCGGCGGTAAAGTCGACGGCGCGAGTTTCCGTCCCTCCTACCTGCAGATTCCCGTGCTGGTAAACTACCACTTCAATATCAAGGACATCGTTACGATCCAGCCGTTCGCGGGTCTTTACTACGGATTCGGCATCGGCGGCAAAGTGAAAGCAGGCGGCGAGAAGGGTGACATCTTCGGCGACGAAGGCGGACTGAAACGTTCCGATCTGGGCGTGCGTCTGGGCGCCGGCGTCGTCTGGAACCGCATCTATTTCGGATTGGGTTACGACATCGGCTGCCTGAATCTGGTCAAGGAGAGCAACGGCGAAGGCACGCTGCGCAACAACTGCTTCTCGATCAGCGTCGGATATAATTTCTGATCCGGACCCGTATCCATAGAAAAGGGACGCTTGTTGCAAGCGTCCCTTTTCTTTCTCTCTGCAAAACGGTTATTCCCGCATCAGCACCGACGAGTCGCCGTAGCTCAGGAACCGGAAATCATGGCCGAGGGCATAGTCGTAAATCCGGTGCCAGTCGTCGCCCACGAATGCCGAGACCAGCAGCAGCAGGGTCGATTTGGGCTGGTGGAAATTGGTGACGATGTTGCGCACGATGCGGAACTCGTAGCCCAGCGGCGTAATCATGATCTGCGTCGAGGCTTTCAGGCGGTCGATTCCGTTCGCATCCATATAAGCGAGCAGTTCCACCAAGGCATCGCGGCCCGAATAATCGGCCGGAATGTCGTAGAGTTCCCATTGGCCGATCACCCGCCCGGCATCGGGCGTCCCGGCGGTATGGATGCGCCATGCAAGGGCCGCGAGCGACTCAAGCGTCCGGACCGAGGTGGTTCCCACGGCGGTGATGTGCCCCCACTTTTCCACGAGGCGGGCGACCGTCGCACGGCGCACCTCGAAATGCTCGGTGTGCATCGGATGCTTCGCGGCATCGTCGTCCTTCACGGGCAGGAACGTCCCTGCCCCGACATGGAGCGTCACCTCCTCGAATCCGAATCCGCGGGCCTCCATCGCCCCGATCAGCCCGGGCGTAAAGTGCAGGCCCGCCGTCGGCGCCGCCACCGATCCCTCGAACTTCGAATAGACCGTCTGGTAGCGCGTATTGTCGATCTCCTCGCTCTCGCGGTTCAGGTAGGGCGGGATCGGAATCCGCCCGAGGTATTCCAGCAACTGCCCGAAAGTCATCGGGGCGCTCCATTCGAAACGCACGACGCATTCACGGCCGTGATCCTCGGCAATCCATGCCCGAAGGTGTTCGGCGCGCCCTTCGCAGTCGAAATTGATCTCCACATACCCCTCTTTCCACTTCTTGCGGTTGCCCACGATGCACGACCACGCGCATCCGCCCGTGACGGCGAACGCCCGCTCGTAATCGGCCGGGTCGTGCGGTTCAAGACAAAAGACCTCGATCCGCGCCCCCGAAGGCTTGTGCATGATGATCCGCGCCCGGATGACCTTCGTGTTGTTGAAGACCAGCAGTTCGCCCGCGGGCAGCACGTCGCCGATGTCGGCGAAATGCCGTTCGGAAATTTCGCCGCCCCGGTAGACGAGCAGCTTCGAAGCGCTGCGCTCGGCGAGGGGGAATTTGGCGATCCGCTCGTCCGGGAGGTCGTAATCGAAGCGGTTGATATCAATATGTCGTTCCATATTTTGCCGGAAATTATGCGACAAAATTAGGACTACTAACCAACAATTACAAATTTATTCCCGTTTAGGTGGAATTATTCCAGGAGTGACATATATGGCATACTCCCTTGCATCCATAAGTTGCTCTTCCACAAAATTCATTAAAAAAACATAAATCATCCAATTATCATAAGGGTCTTTGTTCAGGACACTTGGTTTATCGTCCATATCTGGGTTATATTCCATAAGGGCTCCTTTCCAAGGCATTTTGATCTCACAAAGAGAAGATGTGCTTTCTATCTTTGCAAAAAATTCGCCTTCTTTCAATTCCATGACAGGATCTGCCAAATGCTCTACAAACGTGATATCACCTAACCAATCTGTTATTTTCGACGTTATTCCTATTTTATATTGACCAGCAAGACCTGATCAACCCAAACATGATCCTCTGTATAACGATAATATACTGGCAATGTAATACGCGCCATAGCTCGCGTAGCAGGGAAAGTGACAATATACCAATCTTTTACAAGCTCAATAGTCGTTCCGTCATCCAAAACGATGATCGAGTTTTCAGTATTTTTTCTTTCGAACAGCCAGAATCAGCCTCCCCTTTCGAACAAGCAAAAAGCGATATACAAACTATCGCAAATACTAAATGGAGAATTCTTTTCATAATTTTAGTCTTTATATATATACAAAGATTATTTTGTATATTTCTTTCGTATCTTGCTAAATATAAAATCTCGCGTCATGAAAAAAATCTTCTTATTCGCATTGGCCTGTATGGCAGCAGTCTCCGCACAGGCCAAAGAACCGAAATGGTTTCTCAACGAAAAACCGCTGCCCGAAAAACATATTCTAGCAACGAGTTCGCTCGATTCCATTGTCGTGCAAAAATCCGACGGCTCGATACACGCTTGGGCAGAGAAAGGGATCGAATGGAAACCACTCGTCGAGTTAGTCAGTCCCAAACTGCAGTCGCGGCATGTCGCCGAGAACCTCTACTTTTCCGTCGACGGGACCTTTTACGGCCGGCTGGACAAGATCGACCGAATCTACATCGACGCCGATTATGTCGACGCCCATGTCGAGGAGGCACATATTCCCCGGGAGAAATATATCCGCGCAAAATACCGGGGCAGGGAATTGATTAAGATCCGGTTGCGGAATAGTTGGGATATGGAATTGAAACACAAGAAAGACCAGGAAGAGCGGGAGATACACAAACTCTGGTTCGACCATGTACAGAACAAGCAGGCACAAAATTTTTAACGGCATTGCACCCCACCCGTCCGGTCGGCATATTTTATACCGACCGGACCTTTTTATTGGCTGTTTTTTATTAACTTTGCGGCGCTGCAAGGCAATAGAAAAAGGAAAAACCCATGAAAACCGACTTTCTGGTTATCGGTTCCGGCGCTGCGGGGCTCTCGTTCGCGCTGAAGGCCGCGGCTCACGGACACGTTACGATCGTCACCAAAGGCGAGATCGAGGAGTGCAACACCAACTATGCCCAAGGCGGCATCTGCTCGGTCACATACGCTCCCGACACCTTCGAGAAGCACATTCACGACACACTGGTCTGCGGAGCGGGCAAGTGCGACGAGAAGGCCGTGGAGCTGGTCGTGCGGCGCGCTCCGGAGCTGATCCGGGACCTCATTGCTTGGGGCACGCGCTTCGACAAGACCCCCGACGGGCGTTTCGAGCTCAACCGCGAGGGCGGACACTCGGAGCACCGCATCCTCCACCACGAGGACCTCACGGGTGCCGAGATCGAGCGGGCGCTCGTGGAGTCGGTGAAGAGCCATCCGAACATCACGGTCCTCGAACACCATTTCGCCATCGACCTGCTGACGCAGCACCATTTGGGCGAGTTCGTCACGCGCCACACACGCGGACTGGCCTGCTTCGGAGCCTATGTGCTGAACCTCGAGACGAACGAGATCGAGACCATGCTGTCGAAATTCACCGTCGTGGCCACGGGCGGGTGCGGCAACGTCTACTCCACCACCTCGAACCCCAACGTCGCCACGGGCGACGGCATCGCCATGTGCCACCGTGCCAAGGCCATCACCGAGAACATGGAGTTCATCCAGTTCCACCCCACGACGCTCTACAACCCCGGCGAGAAGCCCAATTTCCTCATCACCGAGGCCATGCGCGGTTTCGGGGCCATCCTGCGGCTGCCCGACGGCAAGGAGTTCATGGACAAATACCATCCGATGAAATCCCTCGCGCCGCGCGACGTCGTGGCCCGGGCCATCTACCGCGAGATGACCAAGCGGGGTTCGGATTTCGTCTACCTCGACGTGACGCACAAGGACCCCGACGCCGTCCGGAGCCATTTCCCGAACATCTACGAGAAATGCCGCTCGATCGGCATCGACATCACCAAAGACTGGATTCCCGTAACCCCCGCAGCGCACTACTGCTGCGGCGGCGTGAAGGTCAACACCAACGGCGAAACCTCGATCAAGCGGCTCTATGCGCTGGGCGAAACCTCGTGCACGGGACTGCACGGCGCCAACCGGCTGGCCTCGAACTCGCTGATCGAAGCGGTCGTCTACGCCGACCAAGCTGCACGGCACACGGCAGCATCGCTGGAGAAGGTCGATTTTCAGGAGGGCATCCCCGACTGGGATTTCGAAGGCACGCAGCACACCGAGGAGATGCTGATGATCATCCAGTCGAAGCGCGAGATGCAGACCATCATGTCCAACTATGTGGGCATCGTGCGGTCGAACCTCTCGCTCAAGCGCGCCATGCACCGGCTGGAGATACTCTGGCAGGAGACCGAGGAGCTCTACAACAAGACCAAGCCCAACCGCGAGTTGTGTGAACTGCGGAACATGATCGCCATCGCCTATCTGGTCATCAAGCAGGGGCGCGAGATCAAGGAGTCCGTGGGCTGCCACTACAACGCCGATTACCCCAAGGAATAACACATGACATTACAGGAAGAAATAACCCGGCGGCGGACCTTCGCCGTCATCGCCCACCCCGACGCGGGCAAGACCACCCTTACCGAGAAACTGCTGCTGTTCGGCGGCGCCATCCATGTGGCCGGAGCCGTCAAGAGCAACAAGATCAAGAAGGGCGCGACGTCCGACTTCATGGAGATCGAACGCCAGCGAGGCATCTCGGTGGCCACGGCCGTCATGGGCTTCGAATACCAAGGCTGCAAGATCAACATCCTCGACACCCCGGGCCACGAGGATTTCGCCGAGGACACCTACCGCACGCTGACGGCCGTGGATTCGGTCATCATCGTGATCGACGGCGCCAAGGGCGTCGAGTCCCAGACCCGCAAGCTGATGGCGGTCTGCCGCATGCGCAAAACCCCCGTGATCGTCTTCATCAACAAGCTGGACCGCCCCTCGAAGGAGCCGTTCGACCTGCTGGACGAGGTGGAGAAGGAGTTGCAGATCCGCGTGCGGCCGCTGGCTTTCCCGATCTCGAACGGCCCCACCTTCAAGGGCGTCTACAACCTTTACGAAAAGAACCTCTCGCTCTTTACGTCGGACGAGAAACTGACGGCCGACGCATCGACGGCCGAAATCTCGGACCTCGCGTCGCAGGAGCTGGACGGTTACATCGGCGAAAAATTCGCCGACCTGCTGCGGCAGGACGTCGAGCTGGTCGAGGGCGTCTACGACCAGTTCGACCGCGAAGCCTACCTGCGCGGCGAACTGGCCCCGGTCTTCTTCGGCTCGGCGGTCAACAACTTCGGCGTCCGCGAACTGCTGGACTGCTTCGTGCGCATCGCCCCCTCGCCGCGTCCGGCCCCGACCGAAACCCGGGCGGTGGAGCCCGGGGAGCCGAAAATGACCGGCTTCGTCTTCAAGATCCACGCCAACATGGACCCCAACCACCGCGACCGCATCGCGTTCCTGAAGATTTGCTCCGGCACGTTCGAACGCAATAAGAACTACCTGCATGTGCGCAGCGGCAAGCAGTTGAAATTCTCTTCGCCGACAGCCTTCATGGCCGAGAAAAAGTCGGTGATCGACTTCGCCTACCCGGGCGACATCGTGGGCCTGCACGACACGGGCAATTTCAAGATCGGCGACACCTTCACCGAGGGCGAAAAGCTCCGTTTCACGGGCATTCCGTCGTTCGCCCCCGAGCAGTTCCGCTACATCGAGAATGCCGACCCACTGAAGTTCAAACAGTTGGCCAAGGGCGTCGACCAATTGATGGACGAGGGCGTGGCGCAGTTGTTCACAAGCGCCCTCAACGGCCGCAAGATCATCGGCACGGTGGGTGCGCTGCAATTCGAAGTGATTCAGTACCGTCTGGAACACGAGTACAACGCCGCATGCCGCTGGGAGCCGATCTCGATCTACAAAGCCTGCTGGATCGACAGCGACAACGCCGCGCAACTGGCCGACTTCAAACGCCGCAAGCACACCAACATGGCTGTCGACAAGCACGGCCGCGACGTATTCCTCGCCGACACGAGCTACGGGCTCGCCCTCGCGCAGGAGAATTTCAAGGACATCCGCTTCCACTTCACCTCAGAGTTCTAAAACACCAAAAAGCCGCCGGAGTGCAGACTCCGGCGGCTTTGCTTGTAACAGGTTTTCTCAGACCTCCATCGGAACCTCGATAATCAGCACCTTGGCGTCCTCGGAAGCCTTGATCCGAAAATCGTCCGCATCCTCGATGCCCATGCCGTCGCGGGGCCCAAGCTCCTCGCCGGCCACCTCGACCCGGCCTTCGACCACGAAGACGTAGGCTCCGTTGCCGTGGAGGTTCATCCGGTACTCGGTCTCATGCCCGGCGTCGAGGCCCAGCGTGTAAAACCACGCCTTCTGGTGAATCCACCCCACATGCTCGCTGCCGTGGCTCTCAGGGCCTACGATCAGCCGCAGTTCATTGCGCTTGCCGGGCAGCAGTTCGATCTGGTTGTAACGGGGCGTATGGTTGTCGGCGTCGGTAAGCACCCAGATTTGCAGGAATTTCGCCGGCTCCTCGCGGCTGGCGTTCATCTCGCTGTGCGTGATGCCCGTTCCGGCGCTCATCACCTGAATGTCGCCCGGCTCGAGAATCTTCATGTGTCCCATGCTGTCGCCGTGCTTCAGAGCGCCCGAGAGGACGATCGAAACGATCTCCATGTTGTCGTGGGGATGCGTCCCGAAGCCCTCGCCCGGGGCTACCGTGTCGTCGTTCAGCACCCTCAGGGCACCGAAATGGACGCGTGTGTGATCGTAATATCCGGCAAAACTGAAGGTATGGTGTGTCTGGAGCCAGCCGTGATCGGCATACCCGCGGGTCCCGGCTCTGTGAATCGTCTTTTTCATAATTGCATTCCTATTGGTAATTATATATAAACGCAAAAAAGAGGCCGATTATTGTGCCTGCTCCAGCTCCAGATTGCTCACCCGGTCGGTCACGCCGAACCCGAAACCGGGATATTCATAGAGTCCGAAACGGGGTTCCGTCTCACCCCGGGTATAGGCCCAGATCGAAGCGTAATCTTCGGGGTCCTCGCCCATTTTGCCGAGCTGACGCAGATAGGCGGCCACCGACTTGTTCTCGACGATGAAGATTTCGCCCATGCGGTCGATTATAGGGCTGTGGCGGCGTGTGCGGTCGTGGTCGAAGCGCAGGATGCGCCGCCCCTCGGGCGTAAGACCCACCAGCCGGAAGGTCATGCTCTTGCCGATGGCCGGGAGGTTCAGCACACTGCGGTCCGTAGCGAGAAACGGCAGGCGGTATTTGCGCATGAAACGCCGGAGCTTGGCCGCCGTATCGCGCCCGTCGGCCAGCAGCGCGTCGAGTTCCGAAGCCTGCTCCGCAGTGAGGTGTCCGTAAATCTTCTCCTCCATCTGCTCCTGCATCGAGCGGCTGTTGGGCGTAAAGACCGCGCGGTTCTCCTCGAAACCCTTGACCGAGAAGGTGTAATAGCACACCACTCCCAGCGAATTGAGCACCTGCCGCAGCCGTGTGGTATGCCCGCGGCGCGAAGCGGCCACGGTATAGACCAACTGGTTGGTGATGAGCCACCCCGCCGAAAGGATCTTCCGGATGGCCTCCTCGGCCTCGGGCGTCACTTCGAGCGGCGTCTGGAAATGGGTCTGGATGATGAACTGTTTCACGCCGACGGCCGAAGCCTTCTCGCGGAATTCGCGCAGGATCTCCACCAGCTCGTCATTTACGCGCATCGGCAGGTAGGCAGGCAGGCGCGAACCGAGACGCACGCGCTGCAGTTCGGCATATTTTTCGCCCTCGGGACGCCATGCATTGGCCCGGCGCTTGCGGTTAGCCATGCGGTAGACCGCCTCGAGGATATTTCGCAGGGTCTTGTTCTGGCTCATCAGTGCGTCGCCGCCCGTGATGAGGATGTCGCGCAGTTGGGTATCCTCCTCGAAATAATTCATCAGCCGGCGCAGTTTGTGGTCCCACGACTCTTTGGGACGCAGCGCCTCGAATTCGAAATTGAGACGTTCGCTCTGGAAATCGTACATCCGCTGACACGAAGCGCACAGTCCGCCGCAGGCGCGGCCCATCGTGTCGGGGATCAGGATCGCCACCTCCGGATAGCGGCGGTGGATGTTGTGTCCGTCGGGCAGCAGCCACCCGGCGGCATTGGGTTTACCCGCCTCGACGACATCCTCGCGCTCCCAAGCGCGGATCTGTCCGTAAGTCTCGACCAGTTGCGGCGAATAGAGGATGTAACTGCGGATGGCGGCATCGTCGTAACCGTCGCCCGTGACATCGAGCAGCGAAAGGTAATAGGGCGTGGCGAAGAAGGGCATCCCCTTTTTGCGGGCCTTCGAGAGCAGGTACATCGTCTCCGACGACAGCGACCCGGCCAGAAAGCGGTTCAGCTCCGAAGGGCTTTTCACGGCCATGGCCAACTGAAAGCGGAAATCACCCCACCACTCGGCCACCTGCCGGTATTTCTCATCGTAAGTCATCCCCTCGGCGAACAGATAGCGCGACGGGGTTTTCGACTTGCGGTTCTCGATCTTCTGCACCAGCAGGTGCAGCATCCGTTCACGGTTGTCGGCGCGGATCGCCCGCACCTCCTCGTCCTGCCCCGAAAGCCAGCGTTCGGTGCGGCTGCGCACGCGCTGCGGCGAAGGCAGCGGGATTTCCGCCCCGTCGAGCAGGCGGAACAGGTGGAACAGATCGACAAACAGGTCGGAAGGCATCTCGGAATTGGCGAGCCGTCCGGTAAGGAACTGCCACAACAGCGTCAGGGTCTGTACTTCCAACTGACAGTCCGTGGATAATTCGTAGACTTCTTGTCCGTCGTAACCGATCAACAGTCGAATCTGCTCCGCAGCTTCGCTCTCCGCAGCGGCATGCCGGTCCACGAACTCCCCGAGATGCCTGCGGAACTCCGCACCGTCGCTGCTGGCGTCGGCGAGGGCCGCAAGGTCGGGTAACTCATGGCGATAGAGCAGTCCGAGCTGGGAAAGGGTCAGTGCAAGCATTTTCTTTTGCTTCATACGCATTTTTTATTTAAGACGTTTGAGATAGGCGCAAAATTGTGCATTCACACCGGATCGTCACTCCCGGATTGCATTTTGCGGGAACAATATAGTAAAAATTTTTAATATATTCAAACTTATTACGGCAAATCTTCCATATTTGAATAAATTACATCCGAAAACAAAAACCGCAACCCTTCAGGATTGCGGTTTTTCTCAGAAAGAAAAGGTTATCGTTCGGCTCGCATGGGATTTTCCAGAAAATCCCGATACGACAGACGAATACCCTCCTCCAGTTCGGTTTTGTAAGTCCAGCCGAGCGCCGCAGCCTTCGACACATCCAGCAGTTTGCGGGGCGTACCGTTGGGTTTCGAGGTGTCCCACCGAATCTCTCCGCCGTAACCGATCACTTTCGCCACGAGTCCCGTCAGTTCCTTGATCGAAAGTTCCTTACCCGTCCCGGCATTGACCGTCTCGTTGCCGCTGTAATTGTTCATCAGGAATACGCACAGGTTGGCGAGGTCATCCACATAGAGGAACTCGCGCAACGGACTCCCGTCGCCCCAGCAGGTGACATATGGCAGTTTTTGTTCCTTGGCTTCATGGAAACGGCGGATCAGTGCCGGCAGCACATGGCTGTGCGTCGGATGGTAGTTATCGTTCGGCCCATAAAGATTGGTCGGCATTACGCTGATATAATTCGTGCCATACTGGCGGTTGAGATACTCGCAGTACTTCAGTCCCGAGATCTTTGCCAGCGCATACGCCTCGTTCGTTTTTTCGAGTTCCGAGGTCAGCAGACACGACTCCTTCATCGGCTGAGGTGCCATGCGCGGATAGATGCACGAAGAGCCGAGGAATTCCAGCTTCTTACAGCCGTTCTGCCACGCCGCATGGATAACATTCATCTCAAGGATCATATTCTCGTACATGAAGTCCGCCAGAGCACTCTGGTTGGCCTCGATACCACCGACTTTCGCCGCCGCCAGAAAGACATACTCCGGCTTCTCTTCGGCGAAAAATCGTTCGACAGCGTCCTGACGCGTAAGGTCCAGCTCCCGATGCGTACGGGTAACGATATTCGTATATCCCTGCCGCTGCAACTCACGCACGATCGCCGATCCGACCATGCCCCGATGCCCGGCGACGTATATTTTAGCACTCTTTTCCATATTCCGCTATTTTACAATGCCCTTTTCGAGATACTCGGCGAGGTTTGTCCGTATCTCCTCACCGGCTCGTTCCACAGCCACCTTCGCCATATCGGCATCGACCATGATTCGAACCAGTTGTTCGAAACTTGTCCGGGTCGGGTTCCAGCCCAGTTCGGCCTTCGCTTTGGTCGGGTCTCCCCAGAGATTTACTACATCCGTCGGTCGATAGAAGTCCGGTGAAACCTCGACCAGTACCTTGCCCGTAGCTTTGTCGATTCCCTTTTCATCTTCGCCCTCGCCGACAAACTCCAATTCAATGCCGGCATATTTGAATGCAAGGTAGCAAAATTCCCGCACGGAATGTTGCTCACCCGTGGCGATGACGAAATCTTCCGGCGTCTTGTTTTGGAGAATCAGCCACATACATTCTACATAGTCTTTGGCATAGCCCCAATCGCGGAGCGACGACAAGTTGCCCAAATACAATTTATCCTGCTTTCCTTGAGCGATGCGGGCGGCGGCGAGGGTGATCTTGCGGGTCACGAACGTTTCACCCCTACGTTCCGATTCATGGTTGAACAGGATACCCGAGCAGCAAAACATTCCGTAGGCCTCGCGGTACTCCTTGACGATCCAGTAGCCGTAGAGTTTCGCCACGGCATAAGGCGAGTAAGGATGGAACGGGGTGTTTTCATTCTGCGGTACTTCCTCCACCTTGCCGTAGAGTTCCGAGGTCGAGGCCTGATAAATGCGACATGTATCGGCAAGACCGCATTGACGCACGGCTTCCAGAATGCGCAGTACGCCCGTGGCGTCGACATCGGCTGTAAACTCCGGAGCGTCGAACGACACCTGAACATGACTTTGGGCTGCAAGGTTATAGATTTCATCCGGACGGATCTTGCCAATGACCTGCAACAGACTCATCGAGTCACCCAGATCGGCATAGTGCAGATGGAAATGCGGCAGACCCTCCAAATGGGCAATCCGCTCCCGAAAATCTACGGAGGAACGACGTATGGTGCCATGCACGTCATAGCCTTTTTGCAATAAAAACTCCGCCAGAAACGATCCGTCCTGACCTGTAATACCCGTAATTAATGCGGTCTTCATATAAAGTTTACTATTTTTTGCAGCATATATAATCTCCTAAAACGAGTAGTCGCGTGAGGCGATTACGGCGCAATAATTTTACAATCAAATAACTCACGGCAGTCAGAACCACACCTATTGTTAGCACGGTCCAGACCGGGATCAACCCCAAGCCGCTGACAAAAGGTGCTATTGCAAGATTGATAATAAGACAATGGACAAAATAAAGCCCCAATGTCTCCCGACCCAAAGCAATAAGTATTTTAGCGCAATAACTTGTCCCCACCGTCACCGTCCATTTAAAAATTTCATAGAACAAAACAATCCCCAACGCAGCGACCCATAAACGATAAAAGATTGATAAATAGGGTTCTAAATCAATACCCGGTAATACTTGGGGGGGGGTAATACACATCTGTAACCGGAAGAAATAGACACATACGGGAAACAGAACTGCGCTCCCTGTAAGCAAGACTTGGTCGAGACCGACATGCTTCGTCTGACTGAACGGTCTGATATAAACGCCAGCAGAAAAAAAGATAAAATACCACGCAATCCAATGAAAACCCAAAAGATCTGTACGGGTAATCAGTTCGATAAAATTCAATCCACCAAGAATCGCCAGCACAATTATCCGTTCATCAATCTTAAGAGCTGCCGCCGTTTTTCGGCAACAAATAAAAAGAGTATGGATAAAAAACAGGACCCACAAGAACCAAAGACCTAAATCGGGACGTAAAATAATCCGGAGATTAAATACTGCAAACTCACGAAGCGAAATTCCGGCAGAACCATCTACAAAAAAAGCGATCACATTGTAGCAAAAAAAGGGGATGATCAACTGTAAAAATCGTTTTCCAACACTCTTCCATGTCGTAGTCTTATAACTTACAAATCCACTAAGAAACATGAATAACGGCATATGAAAGCTATAAATGCAGCGAAAGACAAGGCCATCTGTTCCGTACAATGTCTGAATAACATGCCCTGCAATCACCAGCAAAATGGCAAAACCTCGCAAAGCATCAATATAAGGAATGCGACCCGACAATAACATTTGCACGACAACAGAGAGTTATGATATAATTTTACAAAGAGTGATCAGGATCACCCTGATATCAGTCACTAATGAGTGATGGGCAACATACTCCAGATTAATCCGCAGCTTATCCTGCATAATCACATCTACATAATACCGGTCCGGATCATCGACCTGCTCCAACAATTCGTTCTCATTGCGAT is a window encoding:
- the nadB gene encoding L-aspartate oxidase, which encodes MKTDFLVIGSGAAGLSFALKAAAHGHVTIVTKGEIEECNTNYAQGGICSVTYAPDTFEKHIHDTLVCGAGKCDEKAVELVVRRAPELIRDLIAWGTRFDKTPDGRFELNREGGHSEHRILHHEDLTGAEIERALVESVKSHPNITVLEHHFAIDLLTQHHLGEFVTRHTRGLACFGAYVLNLETNEIETMLSKFTVVATGGCGNVYSTTSNPNVATGDGIAMCHRAKAITENMEFIQFHPTTLYNPGEKPNFLITEAMRGFGAILRLPDGKEFMDKYHPMKSLAPRDVVARAIYREMTKRGSDFVYLDVTHKDPDAVRSHFPNIYEKCRSIGIDITKDWIPVTPAAHYCCGGVKVNTNGETSIKRLYALGETSCTGLHGANRLASNSLIEAVVYADQAARHTAASLEKVDFQEGIPDWDFEGTQHTEEMLMIIQSKREMQTIMSNYVGIVRSNLSLKRAMHRLEILWQETEELYNKTKPNRELCELRNMIAIAYLVIKQGREIKESVGCHYNADYPKE
- a CDS encoding KamA family radical SAM protein, producing MKQKKMLALTLSQLGLLYRHELPDLAALADASSDGAEFRRHLGEFVDRHAAAESEAAEQIRLLIGYDGQEVYELSTDCQLEVQTLTLLWQFLTGRLANSEMPSDLFVDLFHLFRLLDGAEIPLPSPQRVRSRTERWLSGQDEEVRAIRADNRERMLHLLVQKIENRKSKTPSRYLFAEGMTYDEKYRQVAEWWGDFRFQLAMAVKSPSELNRFLAGSLSSETMYLLSKARKKGMPFFATPYYLSLLDVTGDGYDDAAIRSYILYSPQLVETYGQIRAWEREDVVEAGKPNAAGWLLPDGHNIHRRYPEVAILIPDTMGRACGGLCASCQRMYDFQSERLNFEFEALRPKESWDHKLRRLMNYFEEDTQLRDILITGGDALMSQNKTLRNILEAVYRMANRKRRANAWRPEGEKYAELQRVRLGSRLPAYLPMRVNDELVEILREFREKASAVGVKQFIIQTHFQTPLEVTPEAEEAIRKILSAGWLITNQLVYTVAASRRGHTTRLRQVLNSLGVVCYYTFSVKGFEENRAVFTPNSRSMQEQMEEKIYGHLTAEQASELDALLADGRDTAAKLRRFMRKYRLPFLATDRSVLNLPAIGKSMTFRLVGLTPEGRRILRFDHDRTRRHSPIIDRMGEIFIVENKSVAAYLRQLGKMGEDPEDYASIWAYTRGETEPRFGLYEYPGFGFGVTDRVSNLELEQAQ
- a CDS encoding peptide chain release factor 3; translated protein: MTLQEEITRRRTFAVIAHPDAGKTTLTEKLLLFGGAIHVAGAVKSNKIKKGATSDFMEIERQRGISVATAVMGFEYQGCKINILDTPGHEDFAEDTYRTLTAVDSVIIVIDGAKGVESQTRKLMAVCRMRKTPVIVFINKLDRPSKEPFDLLDEVEKELQIRVRPLAFPISNGPTFKGVYNLYEKNLSLFTSDEKLTADASTAEISDLASQELDGYIGEKFADLLRQDVELVEGVYDQFDREAYLRGELAPVFFGSAVNNFGVRELLDCFVRIAPSPRPAPTETRAVEPGEPKMTGFVFKIHANMDPNHRDRIAFLKICSGTFERNKNYLHVRSGKQLKFSSPTAFMAEKKSVIDFAYPGDIVGLHDTGNFKIGDTFTEGEKLRFTGIPSFAPEQFRYIENADPLKFKQLAKGVDQLMDEGVAQLFTSALNGRKIIGTVGALQFEVIQYRLEHEYNAACRWEPISIYKACWIDSDNAAQLADFKRRKHTNMAVDKHGRDVFLADTSYGLALAQENFKDIRFHFTSEF
- a CDS encoding S-adenosylmethionine:tRNA ribosyltransferase-isomerase; amino-acid sequence: MERHIDINRFDYDLPDERIAKFPLAERSASKLLVYRGGEISERHFADIGDVLPAGELLVFNNTKVIRARIIMHKPSGARIEVFCLEPHDPADYERAFAVTGGCAWSCIVGNRKKWKEGYVEINFDCEGRAEHLRAWIAEDHGRECVVRFEWSAPMTFGQLLEYLGRIPIPPYLNRESEEIDNTRYQTVYSKFEGSVAAPTAGLHFTPGLIGAMEARGFGFEEVTLHVGAGTFLPVKDDDAAKHPMHTEHFEVRRATVARLVEKWGHITAVGTTSVRTLESLAALAWRIHTAGTPDAGRVIGQWELYDIPADYSGRDALVELLAYMDANGIDRLKASTQIMITPLGYEFRIVRNIVTNFHQPKSTLLLLVSAFVGDDWHRIYDYALGHDFRFLSYGDSSVLMRE
- a CDS encoding porin family protein produces the protein MKKIFLALTIMLLANAASAQNHEKNILGVRAGLNLSSYSISAGGASISTDSRAAFHVAVVDQILLCNRLPFYLETGLAFSSRGGKVDGASFRPSYLQIPVLVNYHFNIKDIVTIQPFAGLYYGFGIGGKVKAGGEKGDIFGDEGGLKRSDLGVRLGAGVVWNRIYFGLGYDIGCLNLVKESNGEGTLRNNCFSISVGYNF
- a CDS encoding pirin family protein, which gives rise to MKKTIHRAGTRGYADHGWLQTHHTFSFAGYYDHTRVHFGALRVLNDDTVAPGEGFGTHPHDNMEIVSIVLSGALKHGDSMGHMKILEPGDIQVMSAGTGITHSEMNASREEPAKFLQIWVLTDADNHTPRYNQIELLPGKRNELRLIVGPESHGSEHVGWIHQKAWFYTLGLDAGHETEYRMNLHGNGAYVFVVEGRVEVAGEELGPRDGMGIEDADDFRIKASEDAKVLIIEVPMEV